aaaatgcctacatcttctccttaagcaaggaggctgaggcccgaatgattgtgcttccacatgcttaggaggagagagacaataggcttttaaccaaccacccttgtgcactggaggagagagtgtcagaaagcacctatggaagaaaggcccctttgctctcagccatgccctacattgctctagaggtggaaggcacaaagcactgcctccatccttcaaggggagacaagacaccaaccatcttgcttccagctctttaggaagctgagaaagaagtcactttccacagtgctcttacagcatactgggaacctctcatacacaggcagctgaacgccgtttcctcccagcccttaactcgctgctttagaacttctgtttctgccacatttccctcttgccaacacggctcatgagtaatggctacatcttccccttaagcaatggggccaaggcccatatgattgtgattccacaagcttaggaggatagagacaagaggcttttaaccaaccgcccttgtgcactcgtggagagagtgtcagaaagcccctatgtcagaaaggcccatttgctctcaaccatgccctatattgctcgagaggtggacggcaaaaagcactgcctccatccctcaaggggagacaagccacaaactgtcttgcttccagctctttaggaagctgagaaagaactcacctgtTGCGTATGCTTGAACCAGGCAccttagaagctggaaaaacccgacaggCATGCTGAAAGCACCCGccgaacactctggaaccaccacacagacatcccataaCGACCCACCAGActcactggaagcacccaccggacacaccagatccatctggaaccacccactggacacactggaaacatgagtctgacatgccagaaccaacttccagacatgctggaagcacctaacggacaggccagaaccatcttctgaacctaccagaaccacatgccagacacacaggaacaaCCTTCcacacacttcggaaccacctgttggatatcctGGAACCAAGTACCAGAtgcactgaaaccacctcccaaatatgccagaaccaggtgccggacacgccacaaacacctgccacacaagctggaaccaccatcctcacatgccagaacaacctgccagacacgccaaaatcacctgccggatacaccggaaccaggtcctggatacaccagtaccaatttctggaaaaggctggaaaatctgccagacacgccagcatcacccaccggacatgtgggaactaaTTGCAAGACAGGCCAGAAACaaagccaggacactctgaaagcatcgactggacaggatggaatcaggtcccagacacactgttgcaacctgctggacatgccagaaccacctttcgaatgtaccagaaccatatgccagacacacaggaactacctgccagacaccatggaaccaactgtcggatacactggaaccaggctccagtttcctgcatttatcagttctaatagtTGTGTAGAggtatctcattgaggttttataCGAAATTCCCGAATGACCTGTGGTGGTGGTCATCTGTCCTCAGGCtcgtttgccatctgtatgtcttctttggtgagggatatattcaggtcttttgcccatttttcaataaggttgtttatttttttgttatggttgacttttaagaattctttacatatatcttggacatattttctttatcatatatctGTTTTGCGACTATTGTCTGCCAGAatgtaatttgtcttttgactcatcgattttgccttccacaaagcaggagtttttaatttaacaaagtctaacttggggccggcccgctggcacagtggtgaagttcacgcactccacttcggcagcctggggttcacaggttcggatcctgggtgtagacctacacacagcttgtcaagccatgccgtgacagcatcccacaggccaaatagaggaaaatgggcacagatgttagctcagggtcaaccttccataccaaaataataaataaagtctaacATCAGTTTTTTTTCAGAGATTATACTTTCAGTTTGTATCTTAATAACATAATTCCAGATTCGAGTCCACTTAGTTTGTTGCATAATCTTTTTAGAAGTTGTATTGTTTtgcattacatttaggtctctgttccattttctaaaagtttgtgaAAGTGTAAATTCCATATCTAGGTTCATTTTTGTAAGAGCTTTAATGAGGTGCAATTGATAGAGAAAGAACCTGACATATCTAATATGTACTATCTGATGACTTCCCCCACATACCAActgacatatatgtataaatttctcctttagcTTATGACAGGGTGGATCACATTGATTTGATTTTGGAATGCTGATACAACCTTGCATACctgaaaaaatttcctctttgtcctggtgtatgattgttttacattgttggcttcagttttctaatatttcataGAAAACGGTAACTGCTCATTTCTGAGACTTGTTGTTCTCAAGTTTTCCCTACTTTTAAACTCTAGTTTTGTTTTTAGGGTACTGCTGGCctcataagatgagttggaaagtgttgactctggtgatattttctggaacagattgTTGGGAGCACTAGGTTtatggagggagacctggctgaggccctaaaagctgcatcccacagctttccccttggataggcaacaagcaggaaatggtattcggagtcagggaccagaagcccagggggatccactctaggtcagaggtgaacagggagcccctAGTGGGCCCAAGAAGGAAGAGTCCTGCCTGCTCATGGTCCATgtccacaggaccttcctctggcctcgtcctctctatgtgcacgttttgagcttttgacggtattttccccacttagagctgaagCAATTCTGGAGACtaaatcagaaaacaaggtcctaagctgtgtgcaagagaaaccgggaaaatgttccctcttccgGCTGAGTGTCgaaaggcagccactgtcctgggcaggacgtGTGCTAGGGACAGGCACCTGCTAGTTTGACAGACACGCCCAGCTTAGTGGTTGTGGCTCTGGCTGAGAAAACACCTCCAACCGCTTAGTCCCAAGAGGTCCGAGgggccatctctgctcctggacagggtgaaccacactgcaatgatcctgtcctcaGCGGGAGGGGCACTTGGGCATGTCCTTCAGTAGCCAGGAAGGGGACTGGCaattctcccttctccacataaactgagctgctcactctgggagatttctaaattcgaggaggaatgtgagtttctggatcCGGTTTCCATGAGTGCTGCGAGCGAAAGActcacacctccactcccaggattagaaagaagcaacaatttaatATAGTACTCAAACGGAGCATTTACCATTGACAACAAAATATGGCCCCGCCAAATAGGGAAATAGGTGCTGGgcaaaaggggggagggagaagaggggttgGTGCCTTCCCTAGTGGCCAACAGGGGACCCCAAGAAACGGATCACAAAGTTCTCCTCATCAGAATCAGGGGAGGTGGCCCTGTGCACCCTGAGTGTCAACGCTGTGTCCCCGCTGtagctcagctggtctcaggagggtcatcgaccaccaccactgggcccttggttgggggtctggtgtctggagaaagagaggcatttcctgAGCGGCCTGCCCTGGAACCAAGTGCACACCCCATCCCGACCCCCACTGcgctctgtgctccagccctgtgctcagtgctcagtcagccaacagcaccccatctgtccctgacacaggggctgatatttagcgtcacccacttcacagaggaagaaaccagTCCCAGAAACGTGAGTGCAATCACCCAGGACGGGACTGCTGAGCAGTggagctggagcccagggccagctgtctgcctccccaggtcCACGCTCAGcctgaatgtttcctgagcccGTGGATTCAGCCACTGCTGGTCTGGACACTCACTCTGCCCTGAGCGGTTCTTCTTGTGTttgaagaagagtcgaatctttctgacccagtggtatcggggctccagctggcaggacaggctgtagctacaggacagagcggagctgggagctctcaggagccacacatcacatgtgcgtcctggagcctgccagcagctggagtcgaagggccccaggggtcgccatgcaATCAGATCAGGGGCTGACCATGGAGCAAcggccatgggctctggagctggtcagcagagagagtctgccctgccctcccccaactcctgacatgactcacctctcctccttgctcaggggctccacggcctggaaacaggccccaaagtgctcattgggctgcacggtgtacagatttgcagcctcctggagcagctcgatCTCCTCCATCAGTTTAAATTGCTAGGACAGAGCAAGCACAGGATGCCCACAGGGCCTgagtgggggaccctgcagggctcgtggaggggctgaggaagggggcaaggggccagtctggggcctttgcccacttgggaaccctccctccctgcgATTCCAGTCAGGACTTGCCTGCTCTCACACTTGGCTCAAaatagctcctcctccaggaaggagtctTTGATGCCAGCCCTTCTCCCACCCACCAATGCCATAGGATCCCTAGCTCTGTATATCGAACTGTGCAAATAAATGTTCCATCCTGGTGATTGGGCCAGAGGGGGTCCTGCCCACTGCGGGGGGGTCTCTGAtttccaacccccaccctccccaccaggaGGCCGCAGCCgcttacctcattccatttccgacagttgagcacattgccctggaaggcagacaacctcagtccatcagaaacagcccccttggGCCAGCACTAGCCCCCGTCCACACCTCTTGCAATGTTGCActactgccagtgggcaggcccatccagagcccggacttggacctgggccagtctctgggctccagagcaggggacacagagcaactgaggcaagagaccttgtaacccaaccctctctgatgacacgtggggagactcaggcctcaggcaggaagggacagctcagccgctcatgtgcttcctgactgggaggggccagacttctcttccctcactggcagggccagagggagaggctgagtccagctcagacaccacctcctggggccacacagtcaggcagctctgagcctcagcagcccagggaacctggacggtggcttatgcagagcctgcgtcacccactggggagatgggcctgacaccccaactcccacacgaggctggaggccctactgagaggacctttgccaaatgaagagagctcagggctcaggacaggactctctcctccccaccctcaggagcctgagcccccggacccacctccgggctcactcacctccacataatcctccatcgtagcgtccagcagctccagggaacgGAAGAatgtcaccagggaggggacgacACCCTGTGCCGCCATCGGGATGGGCATGGCGATGAGCTCCcgctctcaggtgcccccatgaaccttcccctgaaacccctcagcccagcctccttcccaccccacgctcccacacagagcagcctaggatcctcaggacaccccaacacacacaattccctccccagctcccgtccaggaacaccaaactccatcagtcaagtcccagggctggctgttggcccctcccaggggcagtggcccctgcccttccccaccccaaatctgccctgctgccagcccttccaggcctcctcctgctcactgccactgcaggcCCATCAGgcttggcagccacagcagattcgcctgaggaggaaggcccctctcctgagggaggcctccagctgggagggggagccccctctcctctgactcctgggcccctcccccacagtcaccctcacctgctgccgctgcctctcctgggctccctggtgggccctctctgcagtctttaacacggaggtcgcctcctgtCGGGGCCGAGGACAGGGTCAGTGCGCCCATACTCCCCTCTGcatgtcccccaaggcccctgatctcagaccctggccatcggctccagtcccctgctgcctctgctgctcccacctccagggtgctctgattctacaccagtcccagctccaggactcagtcctgtgtgaccttgggcctgcccaggcctccctggccctctttcctcagctgaaaagtgtgaggagaacatcacctgcttccaggagtctcctgaggactcagagtcatctgcgtgtcatcactgctctcccttcacctctcgaggaggagccgGCACAAATCTCCTTGcgttcctgtcctc
The genomic region above belongs to Equus caballus isolate H_3958 breed thoroughbred chromosome 2, TB-T2T, whole genome shotgun sequence and contains:
- the LOC138923246 gene encoding ral guanine nucleotide dissociation stimulator-like, giving the protein MEDYVEGNVLNCRKWNEQFKLMEEIELLQEAANLYTVQPNEHFGACFQAVEPLSKEESYSLSCQLEPRYHWVRKIRLFFKHKKNRSGQNTRPPTKGPVVVVDDPPETS